TGTAGAAAACGGGGCGTTTTTTTATGGTTCGGAAAAACTTAACCGCGGGCTTTTTCGATCAGCTCGATGTAGTCCGGCGCGTTGCGCTGATCCTTGATCAGGGCAACGAAATCATTGCCATGCTCGTCCAGGCCATTTACGTCGTAGCCGGCTTCGACGAAGAACGTCAGGAAGCGCTCGAAGTCGTCGATACGCAGGCCACGATAGGCCTTGATCAGTTTGTGCAGGGACGGTGAAGTCGCATCGACCGGTTCGAAATCAAGGAACAATTTGATCTGCCCATCGCCGATCTCGTCACCAATCACTTGTTTTTTGTCTTTACGCATTGCCGACTCCAGCTCGCAGATATTTCACGGGGCGGGCAGTTTACCCCTGCGCCGGCCCAAGCCTCAACGACAGGCTTCAGCGGGCACGTACAGTGCCCGTGTGCAGGTCGGCCCAGATGTGGCCGTTGGCATAGCTGAGGAATTGGCAGTACAGCGTGTCGTTGCGCAGCAAGTCCATTAACACCCGGTACTGGGCCATCGGGTAATACAGGCTGAGGGTCCGGGTCGCGGCGTCGTAGGCCGGCTTTTTCAGGCTTTTGCTTTCGCCGTCGAAGTTCACCAGCACCTGGCTGATGCTCGCGCCCTTGTTCAGGGACTTACCCTTGAGGCGAATCAGCACCGGCGAGGTCACTGGAATCGGTTGCTGATTGGATTGGCGCTGGCTGCCTACCACCACCGAATAATCGGTGATCTGCAGCAATTGTTGCTGCTCGGGTGGGGTATCGCGCAGGCTCAGGTCGTCCGGCGGTAAAAATTGCCCGTGCATTACCGCTGGCGCGGCGGCCAGGGGCAGGCTGAAGCTCAGCAACAGGACGGCGCAACTGCGAATCAAAGGGCTCATGACGGGCTCCGGAACGGGGCCCAGCACTGTAACAGTGTGCCGCTTGGCGTCAATCGAACTGCGCGCGCATCCAGGCGTGATACTCGGCAACACCCGACTCGCCTTCGCGCGGAGCCCAGTGCGCATGTTCACCCTCGCCCACCGGCCGATAGGGCCCGGACTTGCACTCGAACATCACGCTGTCCGCCTCCAGCACCACCAGGCCGTGATAGACCCGGGCCGGCAGGTCGACGCCCAAGGTATCGGCGCCCATCTCCAGGACACGTTTGGCCACTACCTGGCCGGCCTCGTCGAAAATCAGCACGCCGAGGCGACCCTTGAGCACCAGCAGGGTTTCGGCCTTGTCGTCACTGAGATGGCGGTGCGGAGGGATGTAGGTCGACGGCTGCAAACCCACGGCCATGCGGTGGCAAGGCTCTTCCATCTGATGGAAGTTGTGATGCTGGCGACCGCGGGGACTGGCCGCAGCCTTCTCGGCCAGTTGCGCGAACAGGGCTTGATCAAGAAAGCTGGGCGTCGTCATGCTTACATTCCTTTAACGGCAAAAATCCCGTTGGCGTTGCGCCAGTAGCCTTTGTAATCCATGCCATAACCGAAGATGTAGCGGTCCACGCAGGGCAAGCCAACGAAGTCGGCCTTGAGGTCCGGACGCGCCTTGCGCTGGTGGTCTTTGTCGATCAGCACGGCGGTATGCACCTGACGGGCACCGGCGTGCTTGCAGAAGTCGATGATCGCGCCCAAGGTGTGGCCTTCGTCGAGGATGTCATCGATGATCAGCACGTCACGGTCGATGAAAGAGACTTCCGGCTTGGCTTTCCAGAACAGGTCGCCGCCGCTGGTTTCGTTGCGATAGCGGGTCGCGTGCAAGTAGGACGCTTCCAGCGGGAACTGCAAATGAGTCAGCAGTTTGCCGGCAAAAATCAGTCCGCCGTTCATCACGCAGAACACCACCGGATTGCTCTCGGCCAGTTGCTCGTTGATGTGTGCACCGACGCGGGCAATGGCGGCCTCGACTTCAGCTTCGGTGTACAGGCAGTCAGCCTCTCGCATGATTTGACGGATATGCTCGAGATCAGCGGACATGGTGCTCTCCAAGGGGGTGGCGGATTCGGAAAAGCGAGCAAAGGTACGCATCCCGCTGCGTCGAATCAAGCGTTTCTGGACTAACGTACTGATTGTCTATAGGACAACAACCTCGGATAGATTAATCTAGGCCGGTTTTTTTGCCCGCCGCCGGAGCCTTTCCCTATGCCCATCCGTGAGATCCGCCATCCGCTGATCCGACACAAACTTGGCCTTATGCGCCGTGCAGACATTAGCACGAAGAATTTCCGCGAGCTTGCTCAGGAAGTCGGTGCCCTGCTGACCTACGAGGCCACCAAAGACCTGCCCCTTGAAACCTACGACATTGATGGCTGGTGCGGCACCGTATCGGTCGAAAAAATCGCCGGCAAGAAAATTACCGTAGTGCCGATCCTGCGCGCCGGCATCGGCATGCTCGAAGGCGTGCTCAGCCTGATCCCGGGCGCGAAGGTCAGCGCCGTGGGCGTGGCTCGCAACGAGGAAACCCTCGAAGCGCACACCTATCTGGAGAAACTGGTACCGGAAATCGACGAGCGGTTGGCCATGATCATCGACCCGATGCTGGCCACCGGCGGTTCAATGGTTGCGACCATTGACCTGCTGAAAAAGGCCGGTTGCAAGGAGATCTGCGCCATGGTCCTGGTCGCCGCTCCCGAAGGCATCGCCGTGGTCGAGAAAGCTCACCCGGATGTGACCATCTATACCGCCTCGATCGACGAAAAACTCAACGAGCACGGCTACATCATTCCTGGCCTGGGCGATGCTGGCGACAAGATCTTCGGCACCAAGCAGAAGGACGCGTAACCATGCAGGATGAGTTCAACGACCCGCTCTGGCGCCAGGTCTTGTCTGGCGCGCAGATGCTGTTCGTGGCATTTGGCGCGCTGGTGTTGATGCCACTGATTACCGGCCTCGACCCCAACGTCGCGCTGTTCACGGCGGGTCTGGGGACTCTGCTGTTCCAGCTCGTGACCGGCCGCCAGGTACCCGTGTTTCTGGCCTCGAGCTTTGCCTTCATCACCCCGATCATTCTCGCCAAGGGCCAGTTCGGCCTCGCGGCGACCATGGGTGGCGTGATGGCCGCCGGCTTCGTCTACACCTTCCTCGGCCTGGCCGTGAAGATCAAAGGCACCGGCTTTATTGACCGCCTGCTGCCACCGGTGGTGATTGGCCCGGTGATCATCTCGATCGGCCTGGCGATGGCGCCGATTGCCGCCAACATGGCCATGGGCAAGGCCGGTGACGGTAGCGAGCTGATTCATTACCAGACGGCAATGATGATCTCGATGCCAGCACTGCTGACCACCTTGATCGTGGCGGTGTTCGGCAAAGGCATCTTCCGTCTGGTGCCGATCATCTCCGGCGTGCTGGTGGGCTTTGCCATGGCGTTTTTCTTCGGCGTGGTCGACACCGCGAAAATCGCTGCGGCGCCCTGGTTCGCCCTGCCGCACTTCACCGCGCCCGAATTCAACTGGCAGGCGATCCTGTTCATTGTTCCAGTGGCGCTGGCACCGGCCATTGAGCACATCGGCGGGGTTATCGCGGTCGGCAGCGTGACTGGTCGCGACTACCTGAAAAAACCCGGCCTGCATCGCACGCTGTTCGGTGACGGCATCGCCACCACTGCCGCCGGCATGCTTGGCGGCCCGCCCAACACCACCTACGCCGAAGTGACTGGCGCGGTGATGTTGACCAAAAACTACAACCCGAAAATCATGACCTGGGCGGCAATCTTCGCCATCAGCCTGGCATTTATCGGTAAGTTCGGCGCGCTGCTGCAGAGCATTCCGGTGCCGGTGATGGGCGGCATTCTTTGCCTGCTGTTCGGTTCGATTGCTGCGGTGGGCATGAACACCATGATCCGCCACAAGATCGACCTCGGCGAAGCACGTAACCTGGTGATCGTCTCGGTGACCCTGGTGTTCGGGATTGGCGGTGTGCTGATTGGAACCGGTACCGGTCCGGACGACTTCGGCCTGAAGGGCATCGCGCTGTGCGCCATTGTGGCAATTGCACTGAACCTGATCCTGCCCGGCAACGATGGCTGGAAGAACAAGCAGCCGGATGAGCCGTTTCTTTAAGCCGTTGGATAATCCGCTGCCCCAGGGTTTTCAGCAACCCTGGAGCAGCGGGCTCAGCCTTTTCGCGGACAAGTCGAATCGTCGCACCGCCGCGCCCACAAGAACTCCGCTGTTCAGTTTGATAGTGCCAATGGCGCCCGCTCGCACAAGCTGTTCAACGCCTTCGCCCACTGCGGGTTGTCGTTGAGACAGGGCACCAGCACCAACTCCTCGCCTCCGGCCTCGCGGAACTGTTCCAGGCCACGATCACCAATTTCCTCCAGAGTCTCGATGCAATCGGCGACGAACGCCGGGCACATCACGAGGATCTTCTTCGCGCCGCTTTTGCCCAGCTCATCAAGACGCGCCTCGGTGTAAGGCTCGATCCACTTTGCCCGGCCCAGTCGCGATTGGAATGCCACCGACCATTTGCCGTCCGGCAAGCCCAGACGTTTGGCAAAAGCGGCCGCGGTGCGCAGGCATTGCGCGCGATAACAGGTGGCAACCACTTCGGCAGGCGCCCGGGCGCAACAATTGCCATCCGCCTCGAAGCAATGACCTGGATTAAGCTTTTTCAGGTGCCGCTCTGGCAGGCCATGGAAGCTCAGCAACAGGTGATCGTAGTCCTGTTCCAGGTAAGGCTGGGCGCTGGCCGCGAGCGCCTCGATGTATTCGGCCTGATCGTAGAACGGCTGGAGAATCGAGAATTGCACGGCGAGCTTTTTCTCGCGCACCACCCGCTTCGCCTCCTCTATCACCGTGGTCACGGTGCTGTCGGCGAACTGTGGATACAGCGGCGCCAGAGTGATCTTGCGAATGCCCTGCGCAGCCAAGCGGGTGAGCACCGTTTCGATCGACGGCTCGCCGTAGCGCATGGCCAACTCCACCGGGCCATGAGTCCACTGCGTCGTCATTGCCTGCTGCAGGCGCTTGCTGAGTACCACCAGTGGCGAGCCCTCGTCCCACCAGATCGAAGCATAGGCATGGGCCGATTGCTCGGGACGCTTGATCAGGATCAGCGACACCAGCAACCGCCGCACCGGCCACGGCAGGTCAATCACGTAAGGGTCCATAAGGAATTGATTGAGGTAGCTGCGCACGTCCGCCACCTGAGTGGAAGCGGGCGAACCCAGATTGACCAGGAGCAACGCGTGATCGGTCATGCAACGTCCTATTTCAAAGGCGGCTGGACAGGTCATCCAGAGCCGCGCGCAAATCAGTGAAACGAAAAATGTACCCCGCCGCCAGCAACCGCGCCGGCGTCGCGCGCTGGCCACCCAGCAGCAACAGGGACAACTCGCCAAGGCCAAACTTCAGTGCGAAAGCTGGCATGGGCATAAACGCCGGCCGGTGCAGAACAGCGGCCAGGGTCTTGGCAAACTCGCGATTGCGTACCGGTTTTGGCGCGCAGGCATTATAGGGACCGCTGGTCGAATTCTGATGCAGAAGAAAATCAATCAGGCCGATTTGATCATCGATATGAATCCACGGCATCCACTGCCGACCATTGCCGATAGGCCCGCCCAGCCCGGCTTTGAAGGGCAGTAACAGGCGCGACAAAAAGCCGCCCTGCGCCGACAGCACCAAACCGGTTCGTATCAATACCACGCGCATGCCCAAGGCTTCGGCACGCTGTGCGGTTTCCTCCCAGGCGATGCACAACTGACTGGCGAAGTCTTCGCTGACCGGAGGCGAATCCTCGGTCAGTTCACGCTCGCCACCGTCGCCGTACCAACCGACGGCCGAACCGGAAATCAGCACCTGCGGTTTTTGCCCTCGACTCTCCAGCCAGGCCAGCAAGGTTTCCGTCAGGCTGATCCGACTGCTCCATAGCAGCGTCTTGCGCCGGTGGGTCCAGAGTCGATCGGCGATCGGCGCTCCCGCCAGATTGATCACTGCATCCACCGGCACCTCGCCCAAATCTTCCAGACGGGCAATGCCGCGCACCTGAGCGCCACACAAATTCGGCACTTGTTCCGGCTTGCGACTCCACACCGTCAAGCTGTGGCCCTGGCTCGACCAGTGCCGGCAAAGCTCGCGTCCGATCAAACCAGTACCGCCGGTCAGCAATATGTGCATGACTTGTTCCTCGCGTGGCGTTTTACCTCGATCACTAGTCTATTTTTGTAAGCAGGGACGTTTCTGATCGAGCAGGTTCTATGATTAACCATAGGCCAAGTGGTCAGAACCAGAACGCTGGAAGTTATACCAAAAAATATAATTGTACAGGTTTAATCCCCGGCGTAGCCTGTAGAGAAAGGTAAACGAGGCCCTTATGACTCTACCCATTGCAATCATCGGCACCGGCATCGCCGGGCTCTCCGCCGCCCAGGCTTTGCAGAAGACCGGGTATACCGTGCAGTTGTTCGACAAAAGCCGTGGGAGTGGCGGCCGGATGTCGAGCAAACGCAGCGACGCCGGTTCACTGGACATGGGCGCGCAATATTTCACCGCACGCGATCGTCGTTTTGTTACCGAAGTCCAGCGTTGGCAAAGTCAGGGGTGGGCTGCCGAGTGGACGCCGCAACTGTACAATTTTCAAGGCGGCCAACTGAGCCCTTCGCCTGACGAGCAGACTCGCTGGGTTGGCACTCCGCGCATGAGCGCTATTACCCGTGGCCTTATCGGTGACCAGGAAGTGCATTTCGCCTGCCGAATCACCGAAGTCTTTCGCGGTGAAGAACATTGGCATCTGCAAGACGCCGAAGGCTTTACCCATGGTCCCTTCAGCCATGTGATCATCGCCACGCCTGCACCTCAGGCGACGGCCCTGCTGGCGGCCGCACCGAAACTCGCCGGAGTGGCGGCCGGGGTTAAAATGGACCCGACCTGGGCGGTTGCACTGGCGTTCGACACACCGCTCGACACCGATATGCAAGGCTGCTTCGTCCAGGACAGCCCCCTCGACTGGCTGGCGTGCAATCGCAGCAAACCTGGCCGCGACAGCAGCCATGACACCTGGATCCTCCACGCCACCAGCAACTGGAGTCGGCAACATATCGACCTGTCCAAGGAAGCGGTGATTGAACAACTGCACGGTGCTTTCGCCGAACTGCTGCACAGTGCGATGCCCGCCCCGACTTTCAGCCTGGCCCATCGCTGGCTGTACGCCCGCCCCGCCAGCAGCCATGAATGGGGGGTGCTCGCCGACGCCGACCTGGGCTTGTATGCCTGTGGTGACTGGTGCCTTTCGGGTCGCGTAGAAGGTGCCTGGCTAAGCGGTCAGGAAGCCGCACGCCGGTTGCACGAACACCTGCAATAAAGTCGTATTTCCTCGCCAGCTGCTGACGCCCGGACAGCAGCCTCGCGAAAACCTATACAAAAAAATTGACTTGTAGACCCTTGGTTCTATGATTAAGCCATGTTGTACAGAAATATAAATCTGTACAGGTTTAATGAGAAGCCATCGATGTCCAGCGAACGCCCCAACAAACCGAAGATAGCCATCAGTGCCTGCCTGCTGGGTGCCGAGGTGCGCTACAACGCCGGGCATAAAAACTCCCGGCTGTGCAGTGAAGTCCTCCGTGACTATTTCGATTTCGTCCCGGTATGCCCTGAAGTTGCAATCGGACTGGGAATCCCTCGCGAGCCGATTCGCCTCGTCGGCGACGCACACCAACCTCGCGCCATCGGTACCGTGGACGCCCAACTGGATGTCACCCAACCGCTGGCCGACTACGGTCACCGCATGGCGAACGAGTTGGCAGATATCTGCGGCTATATCTTCATGCAGAAGTCCCCCTCCTGCGGGCTGGAGCGAGTCAAGCTCTACCATCCCAGGGGCCACGTGCAAGACGGCGGCACCCGTGGCATTTATGCCAGGGCGTTCTGCGATCGGCACCCAGACCTGCCGGTGGAAGAAGACGGACGACTCAACGACCCGGTACTGCGTGAAAACTTTCTGACCCGGGTCTTTGCCTACTCCGCCTGGCAGGAGCTGCTGCGAAACGGCTTGAGCCGCCGCAGCCTGACCGACTTCCATGCACGCTACAAATACCAGCTCATGGCCCATAACCCGGTGCAATACAAAGCCTTGGGCAAACTACTGGGCGACATGGGCACGACCGACGCCAGAGAACTCGGCCCACGTTATTTCAGCGCATTGATGACCGCACTTAAGCAGTGCGCGACCCGCGGCACCCACAGCAACGTGCTGCAGCACCTGAGTGGCTACTTCAAACAAAGCATCAGCCGCGAAGACAAACAGGAAATCCAGCACGTCATTGGCCAATACCGCCTGGGCATCGTGCCGCTGGTGGTGCCCTTGACTCTGCTCAAGCACCACCTGCGCCATCACCCCGATCCCTACATCGCACAACAGGTTTACCTGCAGCCTCATCCGGAAAATCTCAGCCTGAGAAATGCGATCTGAATGGACAGCTCATCCGCAACGCCACCGCTAACCGACAACCCCGGCGCCGACTACCAAAAGGCGCTGGACGAAGGCTGGCTGCCAATACGCGAGGTGGCTCGACTGACCGGCGTCAACGCCGTCACGTTGCGAGCCTGGGAGCGACGCTACGGCCTGGTCGTACCGCTGCGTACACCCAAGGGACACCGGCTGTTTTCCAGCGAGCATGTCCAACGCATTCAGGACGTCCTGACTTGGCTCAACCGCGGCGTAGCGGTCAGTCAGGTCAAGGCACTGCTCGACAACAACCATGCACTCGTCCCGCCGGTGGAAAACGACTGGCAACAGTTGCGCCAGAACCTGGTGCAGGCTATCGGCAAGCTGGCTGAGCGTCAGGTCGACGATCTGTTCAATCAGGCCATGGCCCTCTATCCGCCACGCACCCTGTGCGAACAACTGTTGCTGCCGTTGCTGGCTGAACTCGAACAGCGCTGGCAAGGACTGTTTGGCGCACAGATGGAGCGCACCTTTTTCCATGGCTGGTTGCGCAGCAAATTTGGCGCGCGGATCTACCACAACAATCGCCAGGTTCGCGGATCTCCGGTACTACTGGTCAATCAATCCGAAGTGCCGTTCGAACCCCATCTATGGCTTGCTGCGTGGCTCATCAGCAGTGCCGATTGTCCGGTGGAAGTGTTTGACGGCCCATTACCGGCCGCAGAGCTTGCGCTGGCAACGGACCACCTTCAAGCCCGTGTCGCCCTGCTGTATTCGAGCAGGACGAGCAACCTTAAAAACCTGGTGAAACTTCTGAACGCTTCCAGATGCCCAACGCTAATCGCCGGATCCACTGTGACTATCCACAGCAATGAGTTGTCGGCGATTACCCACGAAATGGTCAATGTGTACCTGGCTGAAGATCCCTTGTCGGCCCATCAGGTATTGATCCAGCGAGGGCTGATTTAATGTCTCGGGGAGTTTCAAGCTTGCAACTGATCTGGCTGCGCAGCGACCTGCGCGTGCATGACAACACCGCCTTGAGTGCCGCGGCGGTCCGTGGTCCTTGTGTCGCGGTCTATTTGTTAAGCCCTGCACAATGGCTGGCCCACGACGATGCACCGTGCAAGGTGGATTTCTGGCTGCGCAATCTGCGCGATCTGAGCCAGACCCTGGCCAGATTGAATATCCCGCTGCTGATCCGCGAGGCCTCGCACTGGGACGACGCTCCCCGGGTTCTGGCCGGTTTGTGTGATGAGCTTGGGGTCGAGGCGGTGCATGCCAATGATGAGTACGGCGTGCACGAAACCCGTCGCGACGCCGCCGTGCGCCAGGCACTGGAGACCGCCGGCATCGCCTGGCACAACTATCTCGATCAACTGTTGTTCCAGCCGGGTAGTGTGCTGACCCGGACCGGGACCTATTTCCAGGTATTCAGCCAGTTCCGCAAAGTCTGCTATTCGCGCCTGCATGGCAGCCTGCCGCAGTTGGTCGCACCGCCAAAAACCCAGGCCCCAACAGGCATCGACTCCGACTCGATTCCTGAACAACTCGATGACTTCCCAACGCCGAGCGCGCACTTGCGCGCCTTGTGGCCGGCAGGCGAAGCAGAAGCACAGCGCCGCCTGAACGAATTCACTGACGCTCAGATCGATTACTACAAGGACGAGCGCGACTTGCCGGCCAAGCCCGGCACCAGCCAGCTGTCGACCTACCTGGCTGCCGGCATCCTCTCACCCCGTCAATGTTTGCACGCCGCTCTGCAAAGCAATCAGGGTGAGTTCGAGAGCGGGAGCGTCGGCGTCGTGACTTGGATAAATGAACTGCTCTGGCGAGAGTTCTATAAACATATCCTGGTCGGTTACCCACGCGTCTCCCGACATCGCGCATTTCGCCCGGAAACCGAAGCCCTGGCCTGGCGTCACGCCCCTGAAGATCTGGCTGCCTGGAAAGAAGCGCGCACCGGTTTGCCGATCATCGACGCGGCGATGCGCCAACTGCTGGAAACCGGCTGGATGCATAACCGGTTGCGGATGGTGGTGGCCATGTTCCTGACCAAGAACCTGCTGATCGATTGGCGCGAAGGTGAGCGTTTCTTCATGCGTCACCTGATCGATGGCGACCTGGCCGCCAACAACGGC
This region of Pseudomonas fluorescens genomic DNA includes:
- a CDS encoding PA4642 family protein, producing MRKDKKQVIGDEIGDGQIKLFLDFEPVDATSPSLHKLIKAYRGLRIDDFERFLTFFVEAGYDVNGLDEHGNDFVALIKDQRNAPDYIELIEKARG
- a CDS encoding WbuC family cupin fold metalloprotein translates to MTTPSFLDQALFAQLAEKAAASPRGRQHHNFHQMEEPCHRMAVGLQPSTYIPPHRHLSDDKAETLLVLKGRLGVLIFDEAGQVVAKRVLEMGADTLGVDLPARVYHGLVVLEADSVMFECKSGPYRPVGEGEHAHWAPREGESGVAEYHAWMRAQFD
- a CDS encoding hypoxanthine-guanine phosphoribosyltransferase → MSADLEHIRQIMREADCLYTEAEVEAAIARVGAHINEQLAESNPVVFCVMNGGLIFAGKLLTHLQFPLEASYLHATRYRNETSGGDLFWKAKPEVSFIDRDVLIIDDILDEGHTLGAIIDFCKHAGARQVHTAVLIDKDHQRKARPDLKADFVGLPCVDRYIFGYGMDYKGYWRNANGIFAVKGM
- the upp gene encoding uracil phosphoribosyltransferase, whose amino-acid sequence is MPIREIRHPLIRHKLGLMRRADISTKNFRELAQEVGALLTYEATKDLPLETYDIDGWCGTVSVEKIAGKKITVVPILRAGIGMLEGVLSLIPGAKVSAVGVARNEETLEAHTYLEKLVPEIDERLAMIIDPMLATGGSMVATIDLLKKAGCKEICAMVLVAAPEGIAVVEKAHPDVTIYTASIDEKLNEHGYIIPGLGDAGDKIFGTKQKDA
- a CDS encoding uracil-xanthine permease family protein; this encodes MQDEFNDPLWRQVLSGAQMLFVAFGALVLMPLITGLDPNVALFTAGLGTLLFQLVTGRQVPVFLASSFAFITPIILAKGQFGLAATMGGVMAAGFVYTFLGLAVKIKGTGFIDRLLPPVVIGPVIISIGLAMAPIAANMAMGKAGDGSELIHYQTAMMISMPALLTTLIVAVFGKGIFRLVPIISGVLVGFAMAFFFGVVDTAKIAAAPWFALPHFTAPEFNWQAILFIVPVALAPAIEHIGGVIAVGSVTGRDYLKKPGLHRTLFGDGIATTAAGMLGGPPNTTYAEVTGAVMLTKNYNPKIMTWAAIFAISLAFIGKFGALLQSIPVPVMGGILCLLFGSIAAVGMNTMIRHKIDLGEARNLVIVSVTLVFGIGGVLIGTGTGPDDFGLKGIALCAIVAIALNLILPGNDGWKNKQPDEPFL
- the hemH gene encoding ferrochelatase — translated: MTDHALLLVNLGSPASTQVADVRSYLNQFLMDPYVIDLPWPVRRLLVSLILIKRPEQSAHAYASIWWDEGSPLVVLSKRLQQAMTTQWTHGPVELAMRYGEPSIETVLTRLAAQGIRKITLAPLYPQFADSTVTTVIEEAKRVVREKKLAVQFSILQPFYDQAEYIEALAASAQPYLEQDYDHLLLSFHGLPERHLKKLNPGHCFEADGNCCARAPAEVVATCYRAQCLRTAAAFAKRLGLPDGKWSVAFQSRLGRAKWIEPYTEARLDELGKSGAKKILVMCPAFVADCIETLEEIGDRGLEQFREAGGEELVLVPCLNDNPQWAKALNSLCERAPLALSN
- a CDS encoding TIGR01777 family oxidoreductase; protein product: MHILLTGGTGLIGRELCRHWSSQGHSLTVWSRKPEQVPNLCGAQVRGIARLEDLGEVPVDAVINLAGAPIADRLWTHRRKTLLWSSRISLTETLLAWLESRGQKPQVLISGSAVGWYGDGGERELTEDSPPVSEDFASQLCIAWEETAQRAEALGMRVVLIRTGLVLSAQGGFLSRLLLPFKAGLGGPIGNGRQWMPWIHIDDQIGLIDFLLHQNSTSGPYNACAPKPVRNREFAKTLAAVLHRPAFMPMPAFALKFGLGELSLLLLGGQRATPARLLAAGYIFRFTDLRAALDDLSSRL
- a CDS encoding NAD(P)/FAD-dependent oxidoreductase, whose protein sequence is MTLPIAIIGTGIAGLSAAQALQKTGYTVQLFDKSRGSGGRMSSKRSDAGSLDMGAQYFTARDRRFVTEVQRWQSQGWAAEWTPQLYNFQGGQLSPSPDEQTRWVGTPRMSAITRGLIGDQEVHFACRITEVFRGEEHWHLQDAEGFTHGPFSHVIIATPAPQATALLAAAPKLAGVAAGVKMDPTWAVALAFDTPLDTDMQGCFVQDSPLDWLACNRSKPGRDSSHDTWILHATSNWSRQHIDLSKEAVIEQLHGAFAELLHSAMPAPTFSLAHRWLYARPASSHEWGVLADADLGLYACGDWCLSGRVEGAWLSGQEAARRLHEHLQ
- a CDS encoding YbgA family protein, giving the protein MSSERPNKPKIAISACLLGAEVRYNAGHKNSRLCSEVLRDYFDFVPVCPEVAIGLGIPREPIRLVGDAHQPRAIGTVDAQLDVTQPLADYGHRMANELADICGYIFMQKSPSCGLERVKLYHPRGHVQDGGTRGIYARAFCDRHPDLPVEEDGRLNDPVLRENFLTRVFAYSAWQELLRNGLSRRSLTDFHARYKYQLMAHNPVQYKALGKLLGDMGTTDARELGPRYFSALMTALKQCATRGTHSNVLQHLSGYFKQSISREDKQEIQHVIGQYRLGIVPLVVPLTLLKHHLRHHPDPYIAQQVYLQPHPENLSLRNAI
- a CDS encoding MerR family transcriptional regulator, with the protein product MDSSSATPPLTDNPGADYQKALDEGWLPIREVARLTGVNAVTLRAWERRYGLVVPLRTPKGHRLFSSEHVQRIQDVLTWLNRGVAVSQVKALLDNNHALVPPVENDWQQLRQNLVQAIGKLAERQVDDLFNQAMALYPPRTLCEQLLLPLLAELEQRWQGLFGAQMERTFFHGWLRSKFGARIYHNNRQVRGSPVLLVNQSEVPFEPHLWLAAWLISSADCPVEVFDGPLPAAELALATDHLQARVALLYSSRTSNLKNLVKLLNASRCPTLIAGSTVTIHSNELSAITHEMVNVYLAEDPLSAHQVLIQRGLI
- the phrB gene encoding deoxyribodipyrimidine photo-lyase, which codes for MQLIWLRSDLRVHDNTALSAAAVRGPCVAVYLLSPAQWLAHDDAPCKVDFWLRNLRDLSQTLARLNIPLLIREASHWDDAPRVLAGLCDELGVEAVHANDEYGVHETRRDAAVRQALETAGIAWHNYLDQLLFQPGSVLTRTGTYFQVFSQFRKVCYSRLHGSLPQLVAPPKTQAPTGIDSDSIPEQLDDFPTPSAHLRALWPAGEAEAQRRLNEFTDAQIDYYKDERDLPAKPGTSQLSTYLAAGILSPRQCLHAALQSNQGEFESGSVGVVTWINELLWREFYKHILVGYPRVSRHRAFRPETEALAWRHAPEDLAAWKEARTGLPIIDAAMRQLLETGWMHNRLRMVVAMFLTKNLLIDWREGERFFMRHLIDGDLAANNGGWQWSSSTGTDSAPYFRIFNPLSQSEKFDSEGLFIKHWLPELAGLNKKDIHNPANMGGLFGVADYPLPIVNLGQSRERALAAFKNLPTRMDAAGVYD